GGACCACCGGATCGTTTCGGCGCTCAGGGAGTGCGGCACCGACCCGCGCGTGGCCGGCGCCGCGCGTGCCCTGTCCTGGGCGGGGGAGCACGCGGCCCTGTGGCTGGCGGCGGGGCTCGCCGGAGCCGCCGTCGACGGCGGACGGCGCGGCGCCTGGCTGCGCGGCACCGCGCTGACCGCGGGGGCGCACCTGGTCAGCATGGGGGTGAAGCGGGTCGTGCGCCGGCCACGCCCGGCGCACGTCGTACCCCTGGTGCGCACCGCCGGCCGGCACTCCTTCCCCAGCTCCCACGCCACCTCCGCCGCGGCCGCCGCCGTCGCCTTCGGCGCCCTGGGCGCCCACGCGGTCCCGCCGCTCGCCGGCCTGGTGTGCGTCTCACGCCTGGTCGCCGGCGTCCACTTCCCCACGGACATCGCCGCCGGCGCGGCCCTCGGCGCCCTCACGGCCCGGCTCGGCGCCCGCTGGATGCGGGGAGGCGTCCACCATGACTGAGACGGCCGTCCTGCGGCAGCGCACCCACGAGGAGCGGCCCGCCCCACCCCGCAAGGGGGGTCTCCCGGCCGGTCTCCTCAGGACCGCGCGCCCCAAGCAGTGGGTCAAGAACGTCCTCGTCGTCGCCGCCCCGGCCGCCGCCGGCGAGCTGTTCTCCCGGCACGCCCTCGTCCAACTCGCCCTGGTCTTCGTCCTCTTCACCGCCTGCGCCGCCGCCGTCTACCTCGTCAACGACGCCCGCGACGCCGACGCCGACCGCGCCCACCCCGTCAAACGGCACCGCCCCGTCGCCGCCGGACAGGTCCCCGTACCCGTCGCCTACGCCGCCGGCGGCTGCCTCGGCGTCCTCGCGCCCGCCGCCGCGGCCTGGCTGTGCGGGCCCGCCGTCGCCGCCCTGCTGACCGCCTACCTCGCCATGCAACTGGCCTACTGCATCAGCCTCAAGCACGTCCTCGTCGTCGACCTCGCGGTCGTCACCACCGGCTTCCTGATGCGGGCCATGATCGGCGGACTCGCCCTCGGCATCCCGCTGTCCCGCTGGTTCCTGATCACCACCGGCTTCGGCGCGCTGTTCATGGTGTCGGCCAAGCGCTACTCGGAAGCCGTCCAGATGGCCGGAAAGGCGGGCGCCACACGGGCGTTGCTCACCGAGTACACCACCGGCTACCTTCGCTTCGTCTGGCAGCTCGCGGCCGGTGTCGCCGTCCTCGGCTACTGCCTGTGGGCCATGGAGGAGGGCGGCGTCCCGCACACCAGCGTGCTGCCCTGGCGCCAACTGTCCATGGTGGCCTTCATCCTGGCGATCCTCCGATACGCCGTCTTCGCCGACCGCGGCACGGCCGGCGAACCCGAGGACGTCGTCCTGCGCGACCGCGCCCTCGCGCTCATCGGCGTGGCCTGGATGACGATGTACGGCCTGGCCGTGGCGAATTGGTGACCACGCGCGCCTGGCGCGGCCTGCGGCCGGTCCCGCGGGCGGCGCCGGCCCGTTCGCGCCCCGGCGTCCCGTGCCGCCGGGAACTGATCGGCTTCGCCACCGCCGGGCTGCTCGCCTACGCCGTCGACCTGGCCCTGTTCACCGTCCTGCGCGGCCCCGCCGGACTCGACCCGCTCACCGCCAAGTCCCTGTCGTTCCTGGCCGCCTGCACGGTCGCCTACGCGGGCAACGCCCTCGGCCCCTACCGGACCACGCGCGCACGGGGCCTGCGCCCCTACGCCGCGTTCTTCGCGGTGAACCTCGCCGGGGCCGCCGTACAACTGCTCTGCCTGGCGTTCAGCCACTACGGCCTCGGCCTCACCTCGCAGCGCGCGGACACCGTCTCCGGGGCGGTCATCGGTATGGCGCTGGCCACAGTCCTTCGGTTCTGGGGTACCCGTACATGGGTGTTCCGGGCGGAGGGCAGAGTCGGATCATGGACTGGCTGAAAAAGCTCCCGGTGATCGGGCCGTGGTCGGAGCGGCTGATGATCACCCACGCGTGGCGGTCGTACGAGCGGCTCGACCGCGTGAAGTGGCCCCGGCTGGCCGCCGCGATGACCTTCCGGAGCTTCGTCGCGCTGTTCCCGCTGCTGACGGTGTCCGCCACCATCGCCGCCGCCACGCTCAGCACGGAGCAGGAGCACAAGCTGCAGGACAAGCTCGCCGAGCAGGTCCCCGGCATCTCCGACCAGCTGGACATCGCCGGCCTGGTGGACAACGCCGGCACGATCGGCCTCATCGCGGGCGGGCTGCTGCTCTTCACCGGCATCAGCTGGGCCGGCTCGATGCGCGAGTGCCTGCGCGCCGTGTGGGAGCTGCCCGACGAGGAGGAGAACCCGCTCCTGCGCTACGCCAAGGACGCCGGCGTCCTGGTCGGCCTCGGCGGCGCGCTCCTCGTCACCATCGCCGCCTCCGCCGTCGCCTCCGCGATGATCGGCTGGGTCACCCGGCAGCTCGGCATCGACGAGGGCGGCTGGGGCGGGGTCCTGCTGCACATGGCCGCGTTCCTGATCGCCGTCCTCGCGAACTTCCTGCTCCTGCTCTACGTCCTCACCCTGCTGCCCGGCGTCGAGCCGACGCGCCACCGCCTGTTCGTCGCGGCGCTGACCGGCGCGATCGGCTTCGAACTGCTGAAGCTGCTGCTCAGCGGCTATCTGCAGGGCGTGGCCGCGAAGAGCATGTACGGCGCGTTCGGGGTGCCCGTCGCGCTGCTGCTGTGGATCAACTTCACCTCGAAGCTGGTGCTGTTCTGCGCCGCCTGGACGGCGACGCAGAGCAAGGAGGACGAGGTTCCGGAGATCAGGGACGAGTGCGGCGGCGCACGAGATCCGGCAGCGGCCAACGGCGGTTGACCAGGAACGCCCCGCCCGCCAGCAGCACCAGCACCCCGCCCGTGATGCCGAGTGCGGTCCCGATGCCGCTGGAGCTGCCCGTGGCCGGGGCGCCGGCCACCGGCTTCGAACCGGTCCCGGCCGTGCCGCCGCCGCCGTCCCCGGAGCCGCCCGCCTCACCGGAGGGGTTCGCACCGGGCTTCGCCTGGGCCGCGCCCTTGGGCGGCACCAGCTCGCCCACCGGCCGCACCTTCCCGGCCGCCTTGAAGCCCCAGTCGAACAGCCGGGCCGTCTCCTTGTAGACCTCGTTGTGCTCGGACTTCCCCGGGTTCATCACCGTCACCAGCAGCACCTTGCCGCCGCGCTCGGCGACGCCGGTGAAGGTGGCGCCCGCGTTGGTGGTGTTGCCGTTCTTGACGCCCGCGATGCCCTCGTAGACGGGCACGTCCGCGTCACCGGCCAGCAGCCGGTTGGTGTTCTGGATCTCGAAGGACTCGCGGACCTTCTTGCCCTTCTTGCCCTTCCTGGTCTGCCCGGGGAACTTGGCGCGGACCGTCGAGGCGTACTCGCGGAAGTCCTTCTTCTGCATTCCGGAGCGGGCGAACAGCGTCAGGTCGTACGCGGAGGAGACCTGCCCCTCGGCGTCGTAGCCGTCCGGGCTGACGACGTGCGTGTCGAGGGCCTGGAGCTCCTCGGCGTGCTCGTTCATCTCCTTGACGGTGCTCTCGACGCCCCCGTTCATGGCGGACAGCACGTGCACGGCGTCGTTCCCGGAGCGCAGGAAGACGCCCAGCCACAGGTCGTGGACCGTGTACGTCTCCTCCTCCTTTATTCCGACCATGCTGGAGCCCGTGCCGATGCCGGCCAGGTCCGCGGGCACGACCTTGTGCTCGGTGTCGCTCGGGAACTTCGGCAGCAGCGTGTCCGCGAACAGCATCTTCAGCGTGCTCGCGGGGGCGAGGCGCCAGTGCGCGTTGTGCGCGGCCAGCACGTCGCCGGACTCGGCGTCGGCGACGATCCAGGAGCGGGCGCTCACGTCCTTCGGCAGCACCGGTACGCCGCTCGCCAGGTTCACCTGCGTCCCCGGCCTGCCGAGCCGGGCACCGCCCACGCTCGACATCGACGCCGGGGGAGTGGCCGAGGGGCTCGCGCTCGCCGAGGGGCTGCCCGAGGGCTTCGGGGCGGCCAGGGCGGCGGGCGCGGCCAGGGCGAGGGACGACAGGACGGCGGAGGTGACCAGCAGGGATCGCCTGGCGGTCTTCTTCGGAGCGGGCACGGTCGGAAACGTACATGCCGTACGGGGCGAAGTCCCGCCTCCGGCCCCACCCCGTGAACGGAACCGGACACGCTCTGGCGATACTGGACTCATGCCGTGCTCGTCCGGGGGACAACCTCCGGACCCCCGGCCGCCCCCGGGAGCCCGGCGTTGTGATGAAAGGTCTGATTTTGTGAAGCTCAGCCGCCCCGTCTCCTGGTTCCTGCTCGCCTTCGGGGTGTGGAGCTGGGTCATCTGGATCACTTTCGTCAAAAACCTCGTCAAGGACAGCAGCGGGCTCGCCTTCGACGACGGTGATCCCACGGCCTACTTCTGGGTGCACCTGCTGCTCGCGGTCGTTTCCTTCGTATTGGGGACGGTCGTAGGGGCCATCGGGTTGCGTGGTCTGCGCGCACTGCGCCGGACGTCATAGCGGCGATCGGGAGAAACGGCACCGTGGTCATCGTCTTCGTACTCGTCGCCGTACTGGTTCTGGCCGTCGTCGTGACGGCCAACTGGTACGTGTGGCGCCGCCTGTTCCGCGACACGACCCGCGGCCCGGGCCTCGTCCGCCGCGCGGGCGCGGTCCTGATCGCCGGCGGCTGGGTCCTGGCGGTCGCGGCCCTGGTCGCCGAGCGCTCCGGCGCGCCCTTCTGGCTCCAGCAGGTCCTCGCCTGGCCGGGCTTCCTGTGGCTGGCCCTGTCGATATACCTGCTGCTGGCGGTGGTGGCCGGCGAGATCGTCCGGCCCCTCCTGCGCCGCTTCCTGGAACACCGCGCGAGACGAACGGACGAGGCCACGCGCCCCGCCCCGGCGGATTCCGCGGGCACGCCGCCCACGACACCCGGCTCCCCTGAGCCGGCCCCCCAGGGCAACGGCCCCGGTGCGACCACCCCCGCGTCCGCCTCGCGTGCGGCCGGCGGCGGAACGACCACTGCCATAGCGACGCCGCCAGCCGCGTCGCAGCCCGACTGTGCGGCGGGGGCGTCGGCAGTCGCGTCGCAGCCCGGCCGGGCTGCGGGGGCACCCACGGCCGAGACCGCGGCGCCGCAGGCCAACGGCAACGGCGTGGCCCCCGCGCCCGCCCCCGACACCGCCCCCGCGCCCGAGACCGCGACCGTCCCCGCGACCGGCGATGCCGATGGAGCCCCCGCCCCCGTCGCCCCCGCCGGTCCCACCCGTCGTCTCTTCGTCTCCCGGGTCGTCGCGGGGGCCGCCGCGGCGGCCGCTGTGGGGACCGTGGGGTACGGGACGTACGGCGTGCTGCGTGGGCCGAAGGTCAAGCGGGTCACCGTGCCGCTGGCCAAGCTGCCGCGCGCCGCGCACGGGTACCGGATCGCCGTGGTCAGCGACGTGCACCTCGGCCCGGTCCTGGGACGCGGCTTCGCGCAGAAGGTCGTCGACACGATCAACGCGACCCAGCCCGACCTGATCGCGGTCGTCGGCGACCTGGTCGACGGCAGCGTGAAGGACCTCGGCCCCGCGGCCGCCCCGCTCGCCCGGCTGAGGGCCCGTCACGGCTCCTACTTCGTCACCGGCAACCACGAGTACTTCTCCGGCGCCGAGCAGTGGGTCGAGGAGGTCCGCCGCCTGGGCATCACCCCCCTGGAGAACGCCCGCAGGGAGATGCCGTACTTCGACCTGGCCGGGGTCAACGACGTCGCGGGCGAGAACGAGGGCCAGGGCCCCGACTTCGCGAAGGCGCTCGGCGACCGCGACACCGCACGCGCGTGCGTCCTGCTCGCCCACCAGCCGGTCCAGATCCACGACGCCGTCGAGCACGGCGTCGACCTCCAGCTCTCCGGCCACACCCACGGCGGCCAGCTCTGGCCGGGCAACCTCATCGCCTCCGGCGCCAACCCCACCCTCGCGGGCCTGGACCGCTACGGCGACACCCAGCTCTACGTCTCGCGCGGCGCCGGCGCCTGGGGCCCGCCCACCCGCGTGGGCGCACCCTCGGACATCACCGTCATCGAGCTGGCGTCGAGGCAGGCCTGACGGGCGGGCGGCCTCCGAGGACGTCGGCGGCCGGCAGTACCCAGTCGGAGGGCACGAGTGTGTTCCGTCTGTGGAGCCTCACCCACCTCCGACGACTCAGGAGTCGGAGCGCCGCCGGGCCGCCGGGTCGGGGATGGCGTTGGTCATCCCCGGCAGGAACTCCGTGAACAGCTCGTGCACCTCGCGCACGAGCGGCCGCAGCACCCGGAAGCGGGCCAGGGCGACGCCCCGCGCGGTGAGCCGGGCGCCGCGCTCGGCCAGCCGGTAGCTGCGCTCGCGCCCTTCGGTACGGTCGAAGATCCAGTACAGGACCAGCCCCATCTGGGACAGCCACATCAACTCGGGAAGGATGTCCCGCAGTTCCTCGGGCACCTTGGTCTTCGTGGCCCCGGCGAGCACCTCCCGGTGGACGCTGATGGCCTCCTCGCGCGCGTGCTCCGACTCCGGCGAGAAGGGGCTGAGCGGGCTGTCCGGGTCGGCGGCGTTCTTGAAGAACTGCACCGCGAACTCGTGGTAGGGCGCGGCGATGTCCAGCCAGGCCCGCAGCACGCCCGCGAGCCGGGTCTCCAGGTCGTGCTCCCGGTCCAGGATCTCCCGGACCGCCACCTGGTGCTCGGCGGCGATCCGGTCGTAGAAGCCCTGGATCAGGTGCTCCTTGCCCGCGAAGTAGTAGTACGCGT
The Streptomyces tuirus genome window above contains:
- a CDS encoding SCO4848 family membrane protein, giving the protein MKLSRPVSWFLLAFGVWSWVIWITFVKNLVKDSSGLAFDDGDPTAYFWVHLLLAVVSFVLGTVVGAIGLRGLRALRRTS
- a CDS encoding phosphatase PAP2 family protein → MDDLDDLHDMDHRIVSALRECGTDPRVAGAARALSWAGEHAALWLAAGLAGAAVDGGRRGAWLRGTALTAGAHLVSMGVKRVVRRPRPAHVVPLVRTAGRHSFPSSHATSAAAAAVAFGALGAHAVPPLAGLVCVSRLVAGVHFPTDIAAGAALGALTARLGARWMRGGVHHD
- a CDS encoding metallophosphoesterase, with amino-acid sequence MVIVFVLVAVLVLAVVVTANWYVWRRLFRDTTRGPGLVRRAGAVLIAGGWVLAVAALVAERSGAPFWLQQVLAWPGFLWLALSIYLLLAVVAGEIVRPLLRRFLEHRARRTDEATRPAPADSAGTPPTTPGSPEPAPQGNGPGATTPASASRAAGGGTTTAIATPPAASQPDCAAGASAVASQPGRAAGAPTAETAAPQANGNGVAPAPAPDTAPAPETATVPATGDADGAPAPVAPAGPTRRLFVSRVVAGAAAAAAVGTVGYGTYGVLRGPKVKRVTVPLAKLPRAAHGYRIAVVSDVHLGPVLGRGFAQKVVDTINATQPDLIAVVGDLVDGSVKDLGPAAAPLARLRARHGSYFVTGNHEYFSGAEQWVEEVRRLGITPLENARREMPYFDLAGVNDVAGENEGQGPDFAKALGDRDTARACVLLAHQPVQIHDAVEHGVDLQLSGHTHGGQLWPGNLIASGANPTLAGLDRYGDTQLYVSRGAGAWGPPTRVGAPSDITVIELASRQA
- a CDS encoding YihY/virulence factor BrkB family protein, whose protein sequence is MDWLKKLPVIGPWSERLMITHAWRSYERLDRVKWPRLAAAMTFRSFVALFPLLTVSATIAAATLSTEQEHKLQDKLAEQVPGISDQLDIAGLVDNAGTIGLIAGGLLLFTGISWAGSMRECLRAVWELPDEEENPLLRYAKDAGVLVGLGGALLVTIAASAVASAMIGWVTRQLGIDEGGWGGVLLHMAAFLIAVLANFLLLLYVLTLLPGVEPTRHRLFVAALTGAIGFELLKLLLSGYLQGVAAKSMYGAFGVPVALLLWINFTSKLVLFCAAWTATQSKEDEVPEIRDECGGARDPAAANGG
- a CDS encoding GtrA family protein, which encodes MRPVPRAAPARSRPGVPCRRELIGFATAGLLAYAVDLALFTVLRGPAGLDPLTAKSLSFLAACTVAYAGNALGPYRTTRARGLRPYAAFFAVNLAGAAVQLLCLAFSHYGLGLTSQRADTVSGAVIGMALATVLRFWGTRTWVFRAEGRVGSWTG
- a CDS encoding TetR/AcrR family transcriptional regulator; the encoded protein is MPAKNDGPDDGATPTKSEQTRALILETAMRLFQERGYDKTTMRAIAKEAGVSVGNAYYYFAGKEHLIQGFYDRIAAEHQVAVREILDREHDLETRLAGVLRAWLDIAAPYHEFAVQFFKNAADPDSPLSPFSPESEHAREEAISVHREVLAGATKTKVPEELRDILPELMWLSQMGLVLYWIFDRTEGRERSYRLAERGARLTARGVALARFRVLRPLVREVHELFTEFLPGMTNAIPDPAARRRSDS
- a CDS encoding D-alanyl-D-alanine carboxypeptidase family protein, which produces MPAPKKTARRSLLVTSAVLSSLALAAPAALAAPKPSGSPSASASPSATPPASMSSVGGARLGRPGTQVNLASGVPVLPKDVSARSWIVADAESGDVLAAHNAHWRLAPASTLKMLFADTLLPKFPSDTEHKVVPADLAGIGTGSSMVGIKEEETYTVHDLWLGVFLRSGNDAVHVLSAMNGGVESTVKEMNEHAEELQALDTHVVSPDGYDAEGQVSSAYDLTLFARSGMQKKDFREYASTVRAKFPGQTRKGKKGKKVRESFEIQNTNRLLAGDADVPVYEGIAGVKNGNTTNAGATFTGVAERGGKVLLVTVMNPGKSEHNEVYKETARLFDWGFKAAGKVRPVGELVPPKGAAQAKPGANPSGEAGGSGDGGGGTAGTGSKPVAGAPATGSSSGIGTALGITGGVLVLLAGGAFLVNRRWPLPDLVRRRTRP
- a CDS encoding decaprenyl-phosphate phosphoribosyltransferase; amino-acid sequence: MTETAVLRQRTHEERPAPPRKGGLPAGLLRTARPKQWVKNVLVVAAPAAAGELFSRHALVQLALVFVLFTACAAAVYLVNDARDADADRAHPVKRHRPVAAGQVPVPVAYAAGGCLGVLAPAAAAWLCGPAVAALLTAYLAMQLAYCISLKHVLVVDLAVVTTGFLMRAMIGGLALGIPLSRWFLITTGFGALFMVSAKRYSEAVQMAGKAGATRALLTEYTTGYLRFVWQLAAGVAVLGYCLWAMEEGGVPHTSVLPWRQLSMVAFILAILRYAVFADRGTAGEPEDVVLRDRALALIGVAWMTMYGLAVANW